In Arthrobacter sp. PAMC25284, a single genomic region encodes these proteins:
- a CDS encoding IS110 family transposase, producing the protein MLFIGDDWAEDHHDIAVMDEGGRVLTRRRLTEGVSGLEALHDLLGGYLPENAAPAEVLIGIETDRGPWVQGLLASGYTVYAINPAQSARYRQRTGAAGAKSDKGDALVLARIVAVDRELHRAIAADSDVAEEVKVLARAHQSLIWARQRQANVLRSNLREYYPAALSAFGQDLHGRDAMAVLGAAPGPKAGARLTPARVQALLRHAGRQRYLAARAGEIVEALHAPRLPARPGIEAAYTATTAALVAVIRELNAQIGVLQGQVEESFGRHPDAEIYLSQPGLGPVLGARVLGEFGDAADRYADARSRRNYAGTSPVTRASGTKRSVLARHARNRRLADALDLQAFTALSVSPGARAYYDARRSRGATHHQTLRALANRLVGILHGCLRHHTTYNEDTAWHTTTQNVELRAA; encoded by the coding sequence ATGCTGTTCATCGGCGACGACTGGGCGGAGGACCACCACGACATCGCGGTCATGGATGAGGGGGGCCGGGTACTGACGCGCCGCAGGCTCACTGAGGGCGTATCCGGGCTCGAGGCCCTCCATGACCTGCTCGGAGGGTACCTGCCCGAGAACGCGGCACCGGCCGAAGTGCTGATCGGGATTGAGACCGACCGCGGGCCCTGGGTCCAGGGACTGCTGGCGTCCGGCTACACGGTTTACGCGATCAATCCGGCGCAGTCGGCCCGCTACCGGCAGCGCACCGGGGCGGCCGGGGCGAAATCGGATAAGGGTGATGCGCTGGTGCTGGCCCGGATCGTGGCTGTTGACCGGGAGTTGCACCGGGCGATCGCCGCCGACAGCGACGTCGCGGAGGAGGTCAAGGTCCTGGCGAGGGCTCACCAGTCGCTGATCTGGGCCAGGCAGCGGCAGGCGAACGTGCTGCGTTCGAACCTGCGCGAGTACTACCCGGCCGCGCTGTCCGCGTTCGGGCAGGACCTGCACGGACGGGACGCGATGGCCGTGCTCGGCGCCGCGCCTGGCCCCAAGGCCGGGGCCCGCCTCACCCCGGCCAGGGTCCAGGCGCTGTTGCGGCACGCCGGACGGCAACGCTACCTGGCCGCCCGAGCCGGCGAGATCGTCGAGGCACTGCACGCGCCCCGGTTGCCCGCCCGCCCGGGGATCGAGGCCGCCTACACGGCCACCACGGCGGCCCTGGTTGCCGTCATCCGCGAACTGAACGCCCAGATCGGCGTCCTGCAGGGGCAGGTGGAGGAATCTTTTGGCCGGCACCCGGACGCTGAGATCTACCTCAGCCAGCCGGGTCTGGGGCCGGTGCTCGGCGCCCGGGTGCTGGGCGAATTCGGGGACGCGGCGGACCGCTACGCCGACGCCAGATCACGGAGGAACTACGCAGGGACCAGCCCGGTCACCCGGGCCTCCGGCACCAAGCGCAGCGTGCTGGCCCGGCATGCCCGAAACCGGCGCCTGGCCGATGCCCTGGACCTGCAGGCCTTCACCGCACTCAGCGTCTCGCCCGGCGCACGCGCCTACTACGACGCCCGCCGCTCACGCGGCGCCACCCACCACCAGACCCTCCGGGCCCTGGCCAACCGGCTCGTCGGGATCCTCCACGGCTGCCTCCGCCACCACACCACCTACAACGAGGACACCGCCTGGCACACCACTACCCAAAACGTCGAACTCCGCGCCGCTTGA
- the fdxA gene encoding ferredoxin, producing the protein MTYVIAQPCVDVKDKACIEECPVDCIYEGERSLYIHPDECVDCGACEPVCPVEAIYYEDDTPEEWADYYKANVEFFDVLGSPGGAAKIGNTHTDHPLIAVLPPQNQDN; encoded by the coding sequence GTGACCTACGTAATCGCGCAGCCGTGTGTAGATGTCAAGGACAAGGCATGTATTGAGGAATGCCCCGTCGACTGCATCTATGAAGGTGAGCGTTCCCTCTACATCCACCCGGACGAGTGCGTGGACTGTGGTGCCTGTGAACCCGTCTGCCCGGTCGAGGCAATCTACTACGAGGATGACACTCCCGAGGAATGGGCCGATTACTACAAGGCCAACGTCGAGTTCTTCGACGTGTTGGGGTCCCCGGGCGGAGCCGCAAAGATCGGCAACACGCATACCGACCATCCCCTGATTGCAGTCCTTCCGCCGCAGAACCAAGACAACTAA
- a CDS encoding TetR/AcrR family transcriptional regulator: MPKFVDAAVRRQEIVEAVFRIIAAEGLERASLREVAAEADLAVGSVRHYFTSSEELLAHSFSVVVDRIIGRLTSADAHLADLASGTPEYHRGALALLSEFLPLDGERAVDACVWMAFKNAARTKSYLVPEADRGHRAVAVIVGRLVKELSRDAGGGEAEQHRLVTEAERLLATLDGLTMHALLQPDWMTARICGDVLAAHLADLGRGWDGSVADRADGRLALSH; the protein is encoded by the coding sequence GTGCCAAAATTTGTCGACGCCGCAGTCCGGCGCCAGGAAATAGTCGAAGCAGTCTTCCGGATCATCGCAGCGGAAGGGCTGGAACGGGCGTCGCTGCGTGAAGTCGCCGCCGAGGCGGACCTGGCGGTCGGATCAGTCCGACACTATTTCACCAGCAGTGAGGAACTCCTCGCACATTCGTTCAGCGTGGTCGTGGACCGGATCATTGGCCGGCTCACGTCCGCCGACGCGCACCTGGCTGACTTGGCGTCCGGGACTCCGGAGTACCACCGGGGTGCCCTGGCATTGCTCAGCGAATTCCTGCCACTGGACGGGGAGCGGGCAGTTGACGCCTGTGTCTGGATGGCCTTCAAGAACGCTGCCCGGACGAAAAGCTATCTGGTCCCGGAAGCCGACCGCGGCCATCGCGCCGTAGCAGTTATCGTGGGGCGGCTGGTGAAGGAGCTCTCCCGCGACGCGGGCGGCGGGGAAGCGGAGCAACACCGGCTCGTAACCGAGGCCGAGCGGCTGCTGGCAACGCTGGACGGGCTCACCATGCATGCGTTGCTGCAGCCCGACTGGATGACGGCCCGGATCTGCGGCGATGTGCTGGCAGCTCATCTGGCGGACCTGGGCCGCGGCTGGGACGGAAGCGTGGCGGACCGTGCAGACGGCAGATTGGCGCTCAGCCATTAA
- the dapD gene encoding 2,3,4,5-tetrahydropyridine-2,6-dicarboxylate N-succinyltransferase, which yields MTETAAASAVPADARSAYGYGVATVSTRNGEATVLDVWFPAPSLGTAAATLADVANADQTLLDIAATGADEDRGTEQQVIFVQIQLDEAPADTADAYLRLHLLSHRLVKPNSISLDGIFGKLPNVVWTNFGPAAVEDFELTRARLRKRGAVTVFGVDKFPRMVDYVVPSGVRIADADRVRLGAHLAEGTTVMHEGFVNFNAGTLGTSMVEGRISAGVVAGDGTDVGGGASIMGTLSGGGKEKIALGERVLLGANSGVGISVGDDSVVEAGLYVTAGTRVRVVGPRDADGEDTTRIVKAVELSGVPNLLFRRNSTTGAVEVLPRQGQTVELNAALHAN from the coding sequence ATGACTGAAACTGCTGCTGCTTCCGCTGTGCCCGCCGACGCCCGCTCCGCTTATGGTTACGGAGTGGCCACCGTGTCCACCCGCAACGGTGAGGCCACTGTCCTCGATGTCTGGTTCCCGGCGCCGTCGCTCGGCACCGCCGCCGCGACCCTCGCGGACGTGGCCAACGCCGACCAGACGCTGCTTGACATCGCTGCCACCGGCGCAGACGAGGACCGGGGCACCGAACAACAGGTGATCTTCGTGCAGATCCAGCTCGACGAGGCGCCGGCGGACACCGCGGATGCCTACCTGCGCCTGCATTTGCTCTCGCACCGCCTCGTGAAGCCCAACAGCATCAGCCTCGACGGCATCTTCGGCAAACTGCCCAACGTGGTCTGGACCAACTTCGGCCCCGCTGCCGTGGAGGACTTCGAACTGACCCGGGCGCGCCTGCGTAAGCGCGGCGCCGTGACGGTCTTTGGCGTCGACAAATTCCCGCGGATGGTCGACTACGTGGTTCCGTCCGGTGTCCGCATCGCCGACGCCGACCGTGTCCGCCTCGGCGCGCACCTGGCCGAAGGAACCACCGTGATGCACGAGGGCTTTGTGAACTTCAACGCGGGCACCCTCGGCACCTCCATGGTGGAAGGCCGCATCTCCGCCGGCGTTGTTGCCGGTGACGGCACCGACGTTGGCGGCGGCGCCTCAATCATGGGCACCCTTTCCGGCGGCGGCAAGGAAAAAATTGCTCTGGGCGAGCGGGTCCTCCTCGGCGCCAACTCCGGTGTGGGTATCAGTGTCGGCGATGATTCCGTCGTGGAGGCGGGCCTCTACGTGACCGCCGGGACCCGGGTCCGGGTTGTGGGACCCAGGGACGCCGATGGCGAGGACACCACCCGGATCGTCAAGGCCGTGGAACTCTCCGGGGTCCCGAATCTGCTCTTCCGCCGCAACTCCACGACCGGTGCCGTCGAGGTCCTGCCCCGCCAGGGCCAGACCGTTGAATTGAACGCGGCGCTGCACGCCAACTGA
- the dapE gene encoding succinyl-diaminopimelate desuccinylase, with product MEPASRYSGTVTAPNPASRVPARLDLRKDVALLTADLIDINSVSGNEKELADAVELALRAIPQLELVRDGDSMIARTSLGRPERVILAGHLDTVPLPVTEGSLGTVPSFWPSGTPGDGVLYGRGATDMKGGVAVQLALAAGLFDGGAEPGKDVTFVFYDHEEVEAVKSGLGRLVRNHGALLGGDFAILLEPTDGTVEGGCNGTMRFQATTLGEAAHSARAWMGSNAIHAAAPILARLAAYEPRTISVDGLDYRESLNAVKINGGTAGNVIPDRCVVEINYRFAPDKTPDEAEAHVRELLAGFGVVRTDAAAGARPGLNHPAAASFVAAVGAEPKPKYGWTDVARFSELGIPAVNFGPGDALLAHKDNEHVEADAIRECLRALRNWLTA from the coding sequence ATGGAGCCGGCCAGCCGATACAGTGGAACCGTGACTGCCCCGAACCCCGCCTCCCGTGTGCCCGCCCGCCTGGACCTCCGCAAGGATGTCGCCCTGCTCACCGCCGACCTGATCGACATCAACAGCGTCTCAGGCAACGAAAAGGAGTTGGCCGACGCCGTGGAGCTCGCGCTCCGCGCCATTCCGCAGCTGGAGCTGGTCCGCGACGGTGACTCGATGATCGCCCGCACCAGCCTGGGCCGTCCCGAACGGGTTATCCTGGCCGGGCACCTCGACACCGTGCCGCTGCCGGTAACGGAAGGTTCGCTGGGCACGGTGCCCTCCTTCTGGCCCTCCGGCACACCTGGCGACGGCGTCCTCTATGGCCGCGGCGCCACGGATATGAAGGGCGGAGTCGCGGTGCAGCTGGCGCTCGCCGCGGGCTTGTTCGACGGCGGCGCGGAACCCGGCAAGGACGTTACGTTCGTCTTTTATGATCACGAGGAGGTTGAAGCGGTCAAGAGCGGCCTGGGCCGGCTGGTCCGCAATCACGGGGCGCTGCTCGGCGGCGACTTTGCGATCCTGCTTGAGCCCACCGACGGGACGGTCGAAGGCGGCTGCAACGGTACGATGCGGTTTCAGGCGACCACGCTCGGCGAAGCAGCACATTCGGCCCGGGCCTGGATGGGCAGCAACGCCATCCACGCGGCCGCCCCGATCCTCGCCCGCCTGGCCGCCTACGAGCCGCGGACCATCAGCGTGGACGGACTCGACTACCGGGAAAGCCTTAATGCCGTGAAGATCAACGGCGGCACCGCGGGCAACGTCATTCCGGACCGGTGCGTCGTCGAAATCAACTACCGCTTCGCACCGGACAAGACCCCGGACGAGGCAGAGGCCCATGTCCGGGAGCTGCTGGCAGGCTTCGGCGTCGTCCGCACCGACGCCGCGGCCGGAGCGCGGCCGGGACTCAATCACCCCGCCGCCGCGTCTTTCGTGGCCGCTGTCGGAGCCGAACCGAAACCCAAATATGGCTGGACGGACGTCGCCCGATTCAGCGAACTCGGGATCCCCGCTGTGAACTTCGGCCCCGGCGACGCGCTGCTGGCACACAAGGATAACGAGCACGTCGAGGCCGACGCGATCCGCGAGTGCCTGCGGGCGCTGCGGAACTGGCTCACCGCCTGA
- a CDS encoding amino acid ABC transporter permease, producing the protein MTSVLYDVPGPKARRFSLIASIVGALLIAGLLALAIVTLATQGIFEARRWEIFGNPNVWKLIGDGLGATLTAAAVAAVIAFPLGLVISLLRISLVPAIRIPIRVVLEFLRGMPVVLMMFFVLLVFGTSSYVAVVAGLVLYNAAIFAEIIRAGVQSLPKGQREAGLAIGLTSFQSRLFVELPQAIRRMLPSLVAQLVVLLKDTSLGYIVAYGELLRAVQVMADFLGPQFLFPIFFVAAAVYILINLAVSRLAIWIERRGSKKAAGGVVHAELEPDLDAPNDPLTKDKPGAK; encoded by the coding sequence ATGACGTCTGTTCTCTACGATGTCCCCGGGCCCAAGGCCCGCCGCTTCTCACTGATCGCGTCCATAGTCGGCGCGCTCCTCATCGCCGGCCTGCTGGCGCTGGCCATCGTGACCCTCGCCACGCAAGGTATCTTCGAAGCGCGGCGCTGGGAGATTTTCGGCAACCCCAATGTCTGGAAACTCATCGGCGACGGCCTCGGCGCCACCCTGACAGCGGCTGCCGTCGCCGCCGTCATTGCCTTCCCGCTCGGACTCGTCATCAGCCTGCTGCGGATTTCGCTGGTCCCGGCCATCCGCATCCCCATCCGGGTGGTCCTCGAGTTCCTGCGCGGCATGCCCGTTGTCCTGATGATGTTCTTCGTCCTGCTGGTGTTCGGGACGAGTTCCTACGTCGCCGTCGTCGCCGGACTCGTGCTGTATAACGCAGCGATCTTCGCGGAGATCATTCGTGCCGGCGTCCAGTCGCTGCCCAAGGGCCAGCGCGAGGCCGGCCTGGCGATCGGCCTGACCAGCTTCCAGTCCCGGCTGTTCGTTGAGCTGCCGCAGGCCATCAGGCGGATGCTGCCCTCGCTTGTGGCCCAGCTCGTCGTGCTGCTTAAGGACACCTCGCTGGGTTACATCGTGGCGTACGGCGAGCTCCTGCGTGCCGTGCAGGTCATGGCAGACTTCCTCGGCCCGCAGTTTCTCTTCCCGATCTTCTTTGTTGCCGCTGCCGTCTACATCCTGATCAACCTGGCCGTCTCCCGGCTGGCGATCTGGATTGAACGGCGGGGCTCGAAGAAGGCCGCCGGCGGCGTGGTCCACGCCGAGCTTGAGCCTGACCTTGACGCTCCCAACGACCCGCTGACCAAGGACAAACCGGGCGCCAAATAA
- a CDS encoding amino acid ABC transporter permease gives MDVILENLPAYWEGFLRTLFLAVVSGIISLVIGTLLAAARVSPVAALRGFSMFYVEIVRNTPLTIAFFFAAIVLPRLGVTFQQFEVAAIIALSAYTSAFIAEAVRSGVNSVPVGQAEAARSIGMSFGQVLSFIVLPQALRTVIPPLINILIALVKNSSVAGAFFVLELFGYGRQLANSNSDQVLWVLTGVAIFYLLITVPLGVLAARVERKVAIAR, from the coding sequence ATGGACGTCATCCTTGAAAACCTCCCGGCTTACTGGGAAGGATTTCTTCGAACCCTGTTTCTCGCCGTGGTCTCCGGCATTATCTCCCTGGTCATCGGCACCCTGCTGGCGGCGGCCCGGGTCTCACCGGTCGCCGCGCTACGCGGGTTCAGCATGTTCTACGTCGAAATCGTACGAAACACCCCCCTCACCATTGCCTTCTTCTTCGCGGCGATCGTCCTGCCGCGTCTGGGGGTGACGTTCCAGCAGTTCGAAGTAGCCGCGATCATCGCCCTGAGCGCCTACACCTCGGCGTTCATTGCAGAGGCCGTCCGATCCGGCGTCAACAGTGTCCCCGTCGGCCAGGCCGAAGCCGCCCGCAGCATCGGTATGAGCTTCGGGCAGGTGCTGTCCTTCATCGTGCTTCCCCAGGCGCTTCGGACCGTAATCCCGCCGCTGATCAATATCCTGATCGCGCTTGTGAAGAATTCTTCGGTTGCCGGTGCCTTCTTCGTCCTGGAACTGTTCGGCTATGGCCGGCAGCTGGCGAACTCCAACAGCGACCAGGTCCTCTGGGTGCTGACCGGCGTCGCGATCTTCTATCTGCTCATCACGGTCCCGCTCGGCGTCCTTGCCGCCCGGGTTGAACGAAAGGTGGCGATCGCCCGATGA
- a CDS encoding glutamate ABC transporter substrate-binding protein encodes MKAFMTRRKSLLVAATAAVALSLSACGGGTTTGGNPPVAEKPSFAADTTMAKLSSAGKITVGTKFDQPLFGQKGLDGKPVGFDVEIAKLIAGKLGIPADKIEWVETVSANREEFIKQGKVDIIVATYTINDKRKNEVDFAGPYYEAGQALMVNKDNTTITKPEDVTGKKVCSVTGSTPAGTIVDKYNAELVPAATYAACLEPLRNKQVEAITTDNVILAGFVDKEPEAFKLASDETFTKEPYGIGLKKGDDAFRTWINDQLEEFAKDGAYEKAWADTAGAVIKTAPKLPEINRY; translated from the coding sequence ATGAAGGCATTTATGACCCGGCGCAAATCCCTGCTGGTTGCGGCAACTGCAGCCGTAGCCCTGAGCCTGAGCGCCTGCGGCGGCGGCACGACCACGGGCGGCAATCCTCCCGTAGCCGAGAAGCCGAGCTTCGCTGCCGATACCACCATGGCCAAGCTTTCATCAGCCGGCAAGATCACCGTCGGCACCAAGTTCGACCAGCCCCTCTTCGGCCAGAAGGGCCTCGACGGCAAGCCCGTCGGGTTCGACGTCGAAATTGCGAAGCTGATCGCCGGAAAGCTGGGCATCCCCGCAGACAAGATCGAATGGGTTGAGACCGTCTCGGCCAACCGCGAGGAGTTCATCAAGCAGGGCAAGGTCGACATCATCGTCGCGACCTACACCATCAACGACAAGCGCAAGAATGAAGTCGACTTCGCCGGACCGTACTACGAAGCCGGCCAGGCGCTGATGGTGAACAAGGACAACACGACCATCACCAAGCCCGAGGACGTCACGGGCAAGAAGGTCTGCTCCGTCACCGGGTCCACCCCCGCCGGCACCATCGTCGATAAGTACAACGCCGAGCTCGTGCCGGCCGCGACCTACGCCGCCTGCCTCGAACCGCTGCGCAACAAACAGGTTGAAGCGATCACGACCGACAACGTCATCCTCGCCGGGTTCGTCGACAAGGAGCCGGAAGCCTTCAAGCTGGCCTCGGACGAGACCTTCACCAAGGAGCCCTACGGTATCGGCCTGAAGAAGGGTGACGACGCCTTCCGGACCTGGATCAACGATCAGCTCGAGGAATTCGCCAAGGACGGCGCGTACGAGAAGGCCTGGGCAGATACGGCCGGCGCGGTCATTAAGACTGCCCCGAAGCTGCCTGAGATCAACCGCTACTAG
- a CDS encoding amino acid ABC transporter ATP-binding protein, which produces MTTKVPGDALVSLNAVNKHYGQLHVLKDINLHVRKGEVVVVIGPSGSGKSTLCRAINRLETIDDGSISIDGKELPAEGKDLAKLRADVGMVFQSFNLFAHKTILENVTLGPIKVKGEANATADKEAMTLLDRVGVGHQAPKLPAQLSGGQQQRVAIARALAMKPKVMLFDEPTSALDPEMINEVLDVMIQLAKEGMTMIVVTHEMGFARKAADRVVFMADGEIIEDETPEEFFTNPKTDRAKDFLSKLLTH; this is translated from the coding sequence ATGACTACTAAAGTGCCCGGCGACGCGCTCGTCTCCCTGAATGCCGTGAATAAGCACTATGGCCAGCTTCACGTACTCAAGGACATCAATCTCCACGTCCGCAAGGGCGAAGTCGTTGTTGTGATCGGACCTTCAGGGTCCGGCAAATCCACTCTTTGCCGCGCCATCAACAGGCTGGAGACGATCGACGACGGAAGCATTTCCATCGACGGCAAGGAATTGCCTGCAGAAGGCAAAGACTTAGCCAAACTCCGGGCCGACGTCGGTATGGTGTTCCAGTCGTTCAACCTGTTCGCGCACAAAACAATTCTGGAAAACGTCACGCTCGGGCCCATCAAGGTCAAGGGCGAAGCCAACGCCACGGCCGACAAGGAAGCCATGACGCTGCTGGACCGCGTCGGCGTCGGGCACCAGGCACCGAAACTTCCGGCCCAACTCTCCGGCGGCCAGCAACAGCGCGTCGCCATTGCCCGGGCCCTGGCCATGAAGCCCAAGGTGATGCTTTTCGACGAGCCCACCTCGGCACTCGACCCGGAAATGATCAATGAAGTCCTCGACGTTATGATCCAACTGGCCAAGGAAGGGATGACCATGATTGTGGTCACCCATGAAATGGGCTTCGCCCGCAAAGCCGCGGATCGCGTTGTCTTTATGGCCGACGGTGAAATCATCGAGGACGAAACTCCCGAGGAATTCTTCACCAACCCCAAGACGGACCGCGCCAAGGACTTCCTGTCCAAGCTGCTGACCCACTAG
- a CDS encoding DivIVA domain-containing protein — MSLFLVFLAIALLGAAGLLGAGPTSKIFRRRRTAKRGRGAFTDGFDEPVASLPPVLLPAAAAPSDIDRLRFAVGLRGYRMDQVDQVLDELRDQIAAKNSEIDRLREALAELHPPSEQRQ; from the coding sequence GTGAGTCTCTTCCTGGTATTCCTCGCTATTGCCCTGCTTGGCGCGGCCGGCCTGCTTGGCGCAGGCCCGACGTCGAAAATTTTCCGTCGGCGGCGCACCGCCAAGCGGGGGCGCGGGGCCTTCACGGACGGTTTTGACGAGCCCGTGGCCTCTCTGCCGCCAGTCCTCCTGCCCGCCGCGGCAGCGCCGTCCGACATCGACCGGCTCCGTTTCGCCGTCGGACTGCGCGGGTACCGGATGGACCAGGTCGACCAGGTTCTGGACGAGTTGCGCGACCAGATTGCCGCAAAGAACAGCGAAATCGACCGGCTGCGGGAGGCCCTGGCAGAGCTCCACCCGCCCTCGGAGCAGCGTCAGTGA
- a CDS encoding DUF3117 domain-containing protein: protein MAAMKPRTGDGPMEVTKEGRSLIMRVPLEGGGRLVVELNAAEAENLKDCLMGVAEQLHT from the coding sequence ATGGCGGCTATGAAACCACGCACCGGCGACGGACCTATGGAAGTGACGAAAGAGGGCCGAAGCCTGATCATGCGGGTCCCGCTCGAAGGCGGAGGCCGGCTTGTGGTCGAGCTTAATGCTGCCGAAGCGGAGAACCTCAAGGACTGCCTCATGGGTGTCGCAGAGCAGCTTCATACCTAA
- a CDS encoding O-methyltransferase: MSADKSTSWSYAEDLPAEDEVLLHARERSFELGVTPIGPGVGAVLTVLAAASKAQTAVEIGTGAGVSGVCILRGLGPQAVLTTIDVDVEHLKAAREAFHEAGSPANRTRTISGRAGDVLPRLTDGAYDLVFIDADKPNYPSYVEQAIRLLKSGGLLVVNDALDKDRVANPAAREATTAVLRQIGKSIRDDDRLASAMLPTGDGLLIAVKK; the protein is encoded by the coding sequence ATGAGCGCCGATAAGTCCACGAGCTGGTCCTACGCAGAAGATCTGCCTGCCGAGGATGAGGTCCTGTTGCACGCGCGCGAAAGGTCCTTCGAGCTGGGCGTCACCCCGATCGGACCGGGGGTCGGGGCGGTACTGACGGTACTGGCGGCAGCGTCGAAGGCGCAGACCGCGGTGGAGATCGGAACCGGGGCAGGAGTATCGGGTGTGTGCATCCTGCGCGGGCTGGGTCCCCAGGCTGTCCTGACGACCATCGACGTCGACGTCGAGCACCTGAAAGCCGCACGGGAAGCGTTCCATGAGGCGGGCAGCCCTGCCAACCGCACGCGCACTATTTCCGGGCGGGCCGGCGACGTCCTGCCGCGTCTGACGGACGGCGCCTACGATCTCGTGTTCATCGATGCTGACAAGCCGAACTATCCAAGCTACGTCGAGCAGGCCATCCGGCTGCTCAAGTCCGGCGGTCTGCTCGTCGTCAACGACGCCCTCGATAAGGACCGCGTCGCCAATCCCGCGGCCCGCGAAGCCACCACGGCGGTGCTCCGCCAGATCGGGAAGTCCATCCGCGACGACGACCGCCTGGCATCGGCGATGCTGCCCACAGGTGACGGGCTGCTGATCGCTGTCAAGAAATAG
- the sigE gene encoding RNA polymerase sigma factor SigE: protein MSVLAPVPVTEESRPAAAEEWVRPTWEEVVANHSAKVYRLAFRLTGNKYDAEDLTQEVFVRVFRSLENFKPGTLDGWLHRITTNLFLDQARRKSRIRFDALADDAESRIPGREPGPEQSFEFNNLDLDVQAALEALPPDFRAAVVLCDVEGLSYDEVAAALGIKLGTVRSRIHRGRTMLREKLAHRDPRPHKAAKTSLKPRLKLPRIAGLL from the coding sequence ATGTCGGTTCTGGCACCTGTCCCGGTAACTGAAGAATCCCGGCCGGCGGCCGCGGAAGAATGGGTACGGCCGACGTGGGAAGAAGTGGTCGCCAACCACTCTGCCAAGGTCTACCGTCTCGCCTTCCGGCTGACCGGCAACAAGTACGACGCCGAGGACCTCACCCAGGAAGTCTTCGTCCGGGTCTTCCGGTCACTGGAGAATTTCAAGCCGGGCACACTGGACGGGTGGCTGCACCGGATCACGACGAACCTGTTCCTGGACCAGGCACGGCGAAAGAGCCGGATCCGTTTTGATGCCCTCGCCGACGACGCGGAGTCCAGGATCCCCGGGCGCGAGCCCGGCCCGGAGCAGAGCTTCGAATTCAACAACCTTGACCTGGATGTCCAGGCCGCATTGGAAGCGCTGCCGCCGGACTTCCGGGCTGCCGTCGTTCTCTGCGACGTTGAGGGGCTCTCCTACGACGAGGTGGCCGCTGCGCTGGGCATCAAGCTGGGGACCGTCCGCTCCCGGATCCATCGTGGCCGGACAATGCTCCGTGAAAAGCTGGCCCACCGCGACCCCCGCCCGCACAAGGCCGCCAAGACCTCGCTGAAGCCGCGGCTGAAGCTGCCCCGCATCGCTGGCCTGCTCTGA
- a CDS encoding Sec-independent protein translocase TatB: protein MLGINGPEFLLLLIIGLLVIGPSRLPEYTQKLANIVKEVRRMASGAREQIKDEVGIDIDDVDWKKYDPRQYDPRRIIKEALLEDDTKPVSPGAPSAVATVAAAVATAEQRPARAIERLPAGEPAPFDSEAT, encoded by the coding sequence GTGCTTGGAATCAACGGACCGGAGTTCTTACTTCTGCTGATCATCGGACTTCTCGTGATCGGTCCCAGCAGGCTGCCTGAATACACCCAGAAACTTGCCAATATCGTCAAGGAAGTCCGCCGGATGGCCTCCGGTGCGCGCGAGCAGATCAAGGACGAAGTCGGGATCGACATCGACGACGTTGACTGGAAGAAATACGATCCGCGGCAGTACGACCCGCGGCGCATCATCAAGGAAGCGCTACTGGAAGATGACACCAAGCCCGTGAGCCCCGGTGCGCCGTCCGCTGTGGCCACAGTGGCCGCCGCTGTGGCCACAGCGGAACAGCGCCCGGCCCGGGCGATCGAGCGACTGCCAGCCGGTGAGCCGGCCCCGTTCGACTCAGAAGCCACGTAG